The DNA segment ATGACCGAGGAACCCACCAACGACGCTGGCCAGGGCCTGTGGCAGGCCTGCGTCGAGCAGCTCAGCCAAGACCTGCCGGAGCAGCAGTTCAACACCTGGATCAAGCCCCTGACCGCCTCGGTGGCGGAAGACTTCTCCAAGGTCACGGTCTACGTGGCCAACCGTTTCAAGCTCGACTGGATCCGTGCCCAGTACGCGGGCCGCATTGCCGCGCTGCTGGAAGCCCTGTATGGCCAGGCGGTCACCCTGGAGTTGGCACTTGCTCACCGCGAGAGCGTGGTCCGGACCTATGTGCGCCCGGTGCAGGCAACCAGCGCTGCCGCACCCGAAGCCGGCACCCCGGCCACCACCCTGTCGGCCAGCGAAGAGCCGACAGCCCCGGTGTTCCGCACCCGCCTGAACCCGGCCCTGACCTTTGACACCCTGGTCGAAGGTACGGCCAACCGCATGGCCCGCTCCGCCGCGATGCATGTGGCGGGCTCGCCCGGCCACCTGTACAACCCCTTGTTCATCTACGGCGGTGTCGGCCTGGGTAAGACCCACCTGGTGCATGCAGTGGGCAACCAGTTGCTCAAGGACAAGCCGGACGCCAAGGTGCTCTACATCCACGCCGAACAGTTTGTGTCCGACGTGGTCAAGGCCTACCAGCGCCGCACCTTCGACGAATTCAAGGAACGCTACCACTCGCTTGATCTGCTGCTGATCGACGATGTGCAGTTCTTCGCCAACAAGGACCGCACGCAGGAGGAGTTCTTCAACGCCTTCGAAGCGCTGCTGGCCAAGAAGAGCCACATCGTGATGACGTCGGACACCTACCCCAAGGGGCTGGCCAACATCCATGAACGTCTGGTCTCGCGCTTCGACTCCGGACTGACCGTGGCCATCGAGCCGCCCGAGCTGGAAATGCGTGTCGCGATCCTGATCAACAAGGCCCGCGCCGAGAACGCCGAGATGCCCGAGGAAGTCGCCTTCTTTGTGGCCAAGAACGTGCGCTCCAACGTGCGTGAACTGGAAGGCGCGCTGCGCAAGATCCTGGCTTACTCGCG comes from the Comamonas terrigena NBRC 13299 genome and includes:
- the dnaA gene encoding chromosomal replication initiator protein DnaA, encoding MTEEPTNDAGQGLWQACVEQLSQDLPEQQFNTWIKPLTASVAEDFSKVTVYVANRFKLDWIRAQYAGRIAALLEALYGQAVTLELALAHRESVVRTYVRPVQATSAAAPEAGTPATTLSASEEPTAPVFRTRLNPALTFDTLVEGTANRMARSAAMHVAGSPGHLYNPLFIYGGVGLGKTHLVHAVGNQLLKDKPDAKVLYIHAEQFVSDVVKAYQRRTFDEFKERYHSLDLLLIDDVQFFANKDRTQEEFFNAFEALLAKKSHIVMTSDTYPKGLANIHERLVSRFDSGLTVAIEPPELEMRVAILINKARAENAEMPEEVAFFVAKNVRSNVRELEGALRKILAYSRFNQKEVSIQLAREALRDLLSIQNRQISVENIQKTVADYYKIKVADMYSKKRPASIARPRQIAMYLAKELTQKSLPEIGELFGGRDHTTVLHAVRKIAGERQQLTELNQQLHVLEQTLKG